One Deltaproteobacteria bacterium genomic window carries:
- a CDS encoding TonB-dependent receptor plug domain-containing protein — protein MLDVRRSLARRVSVSFIALASAALAQEAAPAPEDEGLEEIVVTATKRAQDVQDVPIAISALTGDDLVDRNITNTMDLMGALPNLQVTTAYGKTQPNFSLRGISVANEFNSTTASPVGVYVDEVYQSLRASHGGQLFDLERIEVVRGPQGTLFGRNTTGGAVNFFTKKPSLGEATGEVSAGYAN, from the coding sequence ATGCTCGACGTTCGCCGTTCGCTCGCGCGGCGCGTGAGCGTGTCATTCATCGCACTTGCCTCGGCTGCGCTCGCGCAAGAAGCCGCACCAGCTCCCGAAGACGAAGGCCTCGAAGAGATCGTCGTGACGGCGACGAAGCGCGCGCAGGACGTCCAGGACGTGCCAATCGCGATCTCCGCGCTGACAGGCGACGACCTCGTCGACCGCAACATCACGAACACGATGGACCTGATGGGCGCGCTGCCGAATCTTCAGGTCACGACGGCCTACGGGAAGACGCAGCCGAACTTCTCGCTGCGCGGCATCTCGGTAGCCAACGAGTTCAACTCGACGACGGCCTCGCCGGTCGGCGTGTACGTCGACGAGGTCTACCAGAGCCTGCGCGCGAGCCACGGCGGGCAGCTCTTCGACCTCGAGCGCATCGAGGTCGTGCGCGGCCCGCAGGGCACGCTGTTCGGCCGCAACACCACGGGCGGCGCGGTGAACTTCTTCACGAAGAAGCCGAGCCTCGGCGAAGCGACGGGCGAAGTGAGCGCGGGCTACGCGAACTAA
- a CDS encoding TonB-dependent receptor encodes MRVAGQITQGDGYTKDPFDGRDYGTTDSFGARLTLLWAPSEDFEATFKLYTSQDDPRGDAPVGIGQNPDGTMLLGYNRFNPARPKGATPGRALRKNEVEADTQGEYYTSTSGGVLTLNYSLNDTIDFTSITGFDVAHYDLLPFDCDGSPYNMCAIRYDTRSKSWNQDLRVNYTGDRLRVVGGFYAGRDRTKTHNQPDFFNFLVEDFGVPVGFFNAPLAVGIASIPDGTAACGSVPVGGALFSVLAPAFGIAASDRPFAATGWWDGRGFIDPVNCIPGVNALPLSPVQLDQFYKLSRPSFALYTEAEYDLTEWFTLIAGIRYTWDTLEYYDGKTYVMSSDRSAIVATTVPYSFPYDPSLPAVEQSEQTRRVTGRVIGRFQITDSISTYVSYSRGYRAGAYNALAYQGTSQVYLADPEQVDAYEVGLKSRLFGDRVQLNGAFFYYDYKNQQIQEVIQVTSYLRNVDGRLYGIEAELLGQLADWWRVDSSFGWLDTLYDDGQILNQVTNVDICGNEFQNAPDFTFTIGNDFTLLQREAGSLIARFDANYMGNWQYDMY; translated from the coding sequence GTGCGCGTCGCCGGCCAGATCACGCAGGGCGACGGCTACACGAAGGATCCCTTCGATGGCCGCGACTACGGCACCACCGACTCGTTCGGCGCTCGCCTCACCTTGTTGTGGGCGCCCAGCGAGGACTTCGAAGCGACGTTCAAGCTCTACACCTCGCAGGACGACCCGCGCGGCGACGCGCCCGTCGGCATCGGCCAGAACCCCGACGGCACGATGCTGCTCGGGTACAACCGCTTCAATCCCGCGCGACCGAAGGGCGCGACACCGGGACGCGCGCTGCGCAAGAACGAGGTCGAGGCCGACACGCAGGGCGAGTACTACACGTCGACGAGCGGTGGCGTTCTGACGCTGAACTACTCGCTCAACGACACGATCGACTTCACGTCCATCACGGGCTTCGACGTCGCGCACTACGACCTCTTGCCCTTCGACTGCGACGGCTCGCCGTACAACATGTGCGCGATCCGTTACGACACGCGCAGCAAGAGCTGGAACCAAGATCTGCGCGTGAACTACACGGGTGATCGCCTGAGGGTCGTGGGCGGCTTCTATGCCGGCCGCGATCGCACGAAGACCCATAATCAGCCCGACTTCTTCAACTTCCTCGTCGAAGACTTCGGCGTGCCCGTGGGCTTCTTCAATGCGCCACTCGCGGTCGGTATCGCGTCCATTCCGGACGGCACTGCGGCCTGCGGCTCGGTGCCGGTCGGCGGCGCGCTGTTCTCGGTGCTGGCACCGGCCTTCGGCATCGCCGCGAGCGATCGCCCGTTCGCCGCGACGGGATGGTGGGACGGCCGGGGCTTCATCGATCCGGTGAACTGCATTCCCGGTGTGAACGCGCTGCCGCTCTCGCCCGTGCAGCTCGACCAGTTCTACAAGCTCTCGCGCCCGTCCTTCGCGCTCTACACCGAGGCGGAATACGACCTCACCGAGTGGTTCACCCTGATCGCCGGCATCCGGTACACGTGGGACACGCTCGAGTACTACGACGGCAAGACCTACGTGATGAGCTCGGATCGCAGCGCGATCGTGGCGACGACGGTGCCGTACAGCTTCCCGTACGACCCGAGCCTGCCGGCCGTGGAGCAGAGCGAGCAGACGCGCCGCGTGACGGGGCGCGTGATCGGGCGCTTCCAAATCACTGACTCGATCTCGACCTACGTGAGCTACAGCCGCGGCTACCGCGCCGGTGCATACAACGCGCTCGCTTATCAGGGCACGAGCCAGGTGTACCTCGCGGACCCGGAGCAAGTGGACGCCTACGAGGTCGGACTCAAGTCGCGCCTGTTCGGCGATCGCGTGCAGCTGAACGGCGCCTTCTTCTACTACGACTACAAGAACCAGCAGATCCAGGAAGTCATCCAGGTCACGTCGTACCTGCGCAACGTCGACGGCCGGCTCTACGGCATCGAGGCGGAGCTGCTCGGCCAACTCGCCGATTGGTGGCGTGTCGACTCCTCGTTTGGTTGGCTCGACACGCTGTATGACGACGGCCAGATCTTGAACCAGGTCACGAACGTCGACATCTGCGGCAACGAGTTCCAGAACGCGCCGGACTTCACGTTCACGATCGGCAACGACTTCACGCTGCTGCAGCGCGAAGCCGGCTCGCTGATCGCCCGCTTCGACGCGAACTACATGGGCAACTGGCAGTACGACATGTACTAG
- a CDS encoding VOC family protein, with the protein MATVDLAKGPRRIGNVELPPIDQVGFVVRDLDETMQRYGALFGPFSVMESALTGVLYRGVPTDVSMRIAYGSAGELEMEFIEITSGESAHTEFLKAGREGIHHVRYRVPDCAAAVAALAGEGFAPIWQHDMGFAKWAYLEHASRDGVLIEVLEMASAPQTQET; encoded by the coding sequence ATGGCCACCGTCGACCTCGCCAAGGGACCGCGCCGCATCGGCAACGTGGAGCTGCCGCCGATCGACCAGGTCGGCTTCGTGGTGCGCGACCTCGACGAGACGATGCAGCGCTATGGCGCGCTGTTCGGCCCGTTCTCGGTGATGGAATCGGCCCTAACAGGTGTGCTGTATCGCGGCGTCCCGACCGACGTGAGCATGCGCATCGCCTACGGCAGCGCGGGTGAGCTCGAGATGGAGTTCATCGAGATCACGTCGGGCGAGTCCGCCCACACCGAGTTCTTGAAGGCGGGCCGCGAGGGCATCCACCACGTGCGCTACCGCGTGCCCGATTGCGCCGCCGCGGTCGCCGCGCTGGCGGGCGAGGGCTTCGCGCCGATCTGGCAGCACGACATGGGCTTCGCGAAGTGGGCCTACCTCGAGCACGCGAGCCGCGACGGCGTGCTGATCGAGGTGTTGGAGATGGCGAGCGCGCCGCAGACGCAGGAGACGTGA
- a CDS encoding class II histone deacetylase, with protein MVEPDRHAENPDTKRRLKGLLEVSGLLARLERIEPRMASEHEILRVHTREYVERVKKLSAENGGDAGALTPFGPGSYEIALLSAGGTLAATDAVLDGRVRNVYALVRPPGHHAESDLGMGFCIFSNVAIAVKHAREQRGLSRVAVVDWDVHHGNGTESAFLRDPSVLTISLHQDNYFPAGRGFFEHDGEGAGKGFNLNLPLPPGSGHGAYVAAFERVVVPALRRFRPEAIFVASGFDGGAMDPLGRMLATSATFRALAQSLLAAADELCGGRLILSHEGGYSTAHVPFCWLAVIEELSGIRTGVADPFLEFFAGMGGQDLQPHQDAAIRRAEGLLSAIR; from the coding sequence ATGGTCGAGCCGGATCGCCACGCCGAGAACCCCGACACCAAGCGCAGGCTGAAGGGCCTGCTCGAAGTGTCGGGGCTGCTCGCGCGACTCGAACGCATCGAGCCGCGCATGGCGAGCGAGCACGAGATCCTGCGCGTCCACACGCGCGAGTACGTGGAGCGCGTGAAGAAGCTCAGCGCCGAGAACGGCGGCGACGCGGGCGCGCTCACACCGTTCGGGCCTGGCAGCTACGAGATCGCCCTGCTCTCCGCAGGCGGGACGCTCGCGGCGACGGACGCGGTGCTCGACGGCCGCGTGCGCAACGTCTACGCGCTCGTGCGCCCGCCCGGCCACCACGCCGAGTCCGATCTCGGGATGGGCTTCTGCATCTTCTCCAACGTCGCGATCGCGGTGAAGCACGCGCGCGAACAGCGCGGGCTCTCGCGCGTCGCCGTGGTCGACTGGGACGTGCACCACGGCAACGGCACCGAGAGCGCGTTCCTGCGCGACCCGAGCGTGCTCACGATCTCGCTGCACCAGGACAATTACTTCCCCGCCGGCCGCGGCTTCTTCGAGCACGACGGCGAAGGCGCAGGCAAGGGCTTCAACCTGAACCTGCCGCTCCCGCCCGGCTCCGGGCACGGCGCTTACGTCGCCGCTTTCGAGCGCGTGGTGGTGCCCGCGCTGCGCCGCTTCCGCCCCGAAGCGATCTTCGTCGCGTCGGGCTTCGACGGCGGCGCGATGGATCCGCTCGGCCGCATGCTCGCGACGAGCGCGACCTTCCGCGCGCTCGCGCAGTCGCTGCTGGCCGCGGCCGACGAGCTTTGCGGCGGGCGCCTGATCCTCTCGCACGAAGGCGGCTACTCGACCGCGCACGTTCCGTTCTGCTGGCTCGCCGTGATCGAGGAGCTGTCGGGCATCCGGACCGGCGTCGCAGATCCGTTCCTCGAGTTCTTCGCCGGCATGGGCGGGCAGGACTTGCAGCCGCATCAGGACGCGGCGATTCGACGCGCGGAGGGGCTGCTCAGCGCCATCCGCTGA
- a CDS encoding TonB-dependent receptor codes for MRLAWDSEHYTIAGWVKNLTDEYYNVYGLNINPFLLDYFQRGAPRTYGIDFTYKF; via the coding sequence ATGCGACTCGCGTGGGACTCGGAGCACTACACGATCGCGGGCTGGGTGAAGAACCTGACCGACGAGTACTACAACGTGTACGGACTCAACATCAATCCTTTCCTGCTCGACTACTTCCAGCGCGGCGCGCCCCGCACGTACGGCATCGACTTCACCTACAAGTTCTGA
- a CDS encoding sulfotransferase yields the protein MSASDIRISDLANPVLTPVQRAAVELAEKQRVRFDVETILGAARAKTGLADFGAPDFRERLAIQCASIEEDTGLNALGRLGVFANVLRYAENRLRFEDLLRRHPEILETKIERPLIVAGMPRTGTTHLLNLIGADTRLRSLPYWESMEPVPIRGEAPGRDGRDPRWARCNESYQQMVANMPLIVAMHDMPPEHIHEEIELEELDFASYLLEWLCRPPRWRDHYLTLDQRPHYAYMKRVLQALTWLRGPNRWVLKSPQHLEQLPALLDVFPDATIVITHRDPVSVIRSAITMLCYGDRMRRKQVDLAGLADYWIDRVAKLLGACLRDRDALPAAQVIDVRFHEFMADDVGTVARIYEKAALPMTPAARGQLDAFMAANPRGKHGQVIYDLKGDFGVEPAEVRKRFAEYTLRFGVRVEN from the coding sequence GTGAGCGCGAGCGACATCCGCATCAGCGACCTCGCGAATCCGGTGCTGACGCCCGTGCAGCGCGCGGCTGTCGAGCTCGCGGAGAAGCAGCGCGTGCGCTTCGACGTGGAGACGATCCTCGGCGCTGCGCGCGCGAAGACAGGGCTCGCCGACTTCGGCGCGCCGGATTTCCGCGAGCGGCTCGCGATTCAGTGCGCGTCGATCGAGGAGGACACGGGCCTGAACGCGCTCGGCCGCCTCGGCGTGTTCGCGAACGTGCTGCGCTACGCCGAGAACCGGCTGCGCTTCGAGGACTTGTTACGGCGCCACCCGGAGATTCTCGAAACCAAGATCGAGCGCCCGCTGATCGTGGCCGGCATGCCGCGCACCGGCACGACGCACCTGCTCAACCTGATCGGCGCCGACACGCGGCTGCGCTCGCTGCCGTACTGGGAGTCGATGGAGCCGGTGCCGATTCGCGGCGAGGCGCCCGGTCGCGATGGACGCGATCCGCGCTGGGCGCGCTGCAACGAGTCGTACCAGCAGATGGTCGCGAACATGCCGCTGATCGTGGCCATGCACGACATGCCGCCCGAGCACATCCACGAAGAGATCGAGCTCGAAGAGCTCGACTTCGCGTCGTACCTCCTCGAGTGGCTGTGCCGCCCCCCGCGCTGGCGCGACCACTACCTCACGCTCGATCAGCGCCCGCACTACGCCTACATGAAGCGCGTGCTGCAGGCGCTCACGTGGCTGCGCGGCCCGAACCGCTGGGTGCTGAAGTCGCCGCAGCACCTCGAGCAGCTCCCCGCGCTGCTCGACGTGTTCCCCGACGCCACGATCGTGATCACGCACCGCGATCCGGTGAGCGTGATCCGCAGTGCGATCACGATGCTCTGCTATGGCGACCGCATGCGGCGCAAGCAGGTCGACCTCGCGGGCCTCGCCGACTACTGGATCGACCGCGTCGCGAAGCTGTTAGGGGCGTGCCTGCGCGACCGCGACGCGCTGCCCGCCGCGCAGGTGATCGACGTGCGCTTCCACGAGTTCATGGCCGACGACGTCGGCACGGTGGCGCGCATCTACGAGAAGGCAGCGCTGCCGATGACACCCGCCGCGCGCGGCCAGCTCGACGCGTTCATGGCCGCGAACCCGCGCGGGAAGCACGGGCAAGTGATCTACGACCTGAAGGGCGACTTCGGGGTCGAGCCCGCCGAGGTGCGCAAGCGGTTCGCGGAGTACACCCTGCGCTTCGGCGTGCGCGTCGAGAACTGA
- a CDS encoding xanthine dehydrogenase family protein subunit M, producing MIPAEFDYAAPRTLDEAVRLLSGTEGAKVLGGGMSLIPALKHRLAEAPLLVDLGRVAGLDAIAVSGGRIRIGGRATHAAVMTHPELARVHAFAEAGAVLADPQVRNRGTLGGSLVHADPAADWPAVFIALGGEATLVSATGTRTVAADAFFQSLMTSAVQEGEILSEVSFPVPNHKTGTAYTKLRQPASGFAIVGVAACITAERTGVIDDARIGVTGVNGVPFRSKSLEAKLRGKAVSGPALRAFCAEIAEADPLEDMHASAEYRRHLLGVFAARTIERAIQRAQQG from the coding sequence ATGATCCCGGCGGAATTCGACTACGCCGCGCCGCGCACGCTCGACGAAGCGGTGCGGCTGTTGTCAGGGACCGAGGGCGCGAAGGTGCTCGGCGGCGGCATGAGCCTGATTCCCGCGCTGAAACACCGCCTCGCCGAGGCGCCGCTGCTCGTGGATCTCGGCCGCGTCGCGGGGCTCGACGCGATCGCGGTGAGCGGGGGCCGCATCCGCATCGGCGGACGCGCGACGCACGCCGCCGTGATGACGCACCCCGAGCTCGCGCGCGTGCACGCCTTCGCCGAAGCCGGCGCCGTGCTCGCCGACCCGCAGGTGCGCAACCGCGGCACGCTCGGCGGCTCGCTCGTGCACGCCGACCCCGCAGCCGACTGGCCGGCGGTCTTCATCGCCCTCGGCGGCGAAGCGACGCTCGTGTCCGCGACAGGCACGCGCACGGTCGCCGCGGATGCGTTCTTCCAGAGCCTGATGACGAGCGCCGTGCAGGAAGGCGAGATCCTGAGCGAAGTGAGCTTCCCCGTTCCCAACCACAAGACCGGCACGGCCTACACGAAGCTGCGCCAGCCCGCGTCGGGCTTCGCGATCGTGGGCGTCGCCGCGTGCATCACCGCAGAGCGCACCGGCGTGATCGACGACGCGCGCATCGGCGTCACGGGCGTGAACGGCGTGCCGTTCCGCTCGAAGTCGCTCGAAGCGAAGCTGCGCGGCAAGGCCGTCAGCGGCCCGGCGCTGCGCGCGTTCTGCGCGGAGATCGCGGAGGCGGACCCGCTCGAGGACATGCACGCCTCGGCGGAGTATCGGCGGCACCTGTTAGGGGTGTTCGCGGCGAGGACGATCGAGCGGGCGATTCAGAGGGCGCAGCAGGGGTAG
- a CDS encoding MBL fold metallo-hydrolase, protein MPEPLWRSRPDAFSMLPATTVRNRRMNDFIALSEGYSNAFLVVTPAGRVVINTGMGFEAPIHKRYFDSIDSGPVKYIVLTQGHVDHVGGVDHFREAGTLVVAQANNTEHQSYDARLAPFRQRRSFFAFAQAFRGMQGAGGAPPPRQSQPRPDVLFRERFHFELGGVAFECIACNGAETRDSLVVWLPQHKVLFAGNVFGALFGHFPNLVTIRGDRYRDALEYVATLELLLSFDAELLCVGHHGPVEGKDTIRAEITRMRDATLYVHDEIVRRMNSGGDVWSAMREIRLPAHLEAGEGYGKVPWSARAIWEQYQGWFHGRSTTELYDTPYWSVSPELVALAGGASAVAEAALKKAESAPVEALHLAEAALAADAQHEGALRASLAAHRTLLSRTTNFWETRWLEHQIAQLAAALGEKP, encoded by the coding sequence ATGCCCGAACCGCTCTGGCGCTCGCGCCCCGACGCGTTCTCCATGTTGCCGGCGACGACCGTGCGCAACCGGCGCATGAACGACTTCATCGCGCTCTCCGAGGGCTACTCGAACGCGTTCCTCGTCGTGACGCCCGCGGGCCGCGTCGTGATCAACACCGGCATGGGTTTCGAGGCGCCCATCCACAAGCGCTACTTCGACTCGATCGACAGCGGGCCGGTGAAGTACATCGTGCTCACGCAAGGGCACGTCGATCACGTCGGCGGCGTCGACCACTTCCGCGAGGCGGGCACGCTCGTCGTCGCGCAGGCGAACAACACCGAGCACCAGAGCTACGACGCGCGCCTCGCGCCCTTCCGCCAGCGCCGCTCGTTCTTCGCGTTCGCGCAGGCGTTTCGCGGGATGCAGGGCGCGGGCGGCGCGCCGCCGCCGCGGCAGTCGCAGCCGCGGCCTGACGTGCTGTTCCGCGAGCGCTTCCACTTCGAGCTCGGCGGCGTCGCGTTCGAGTGCATCGCATGCAACGGCGCCGAGACGCGCGATTCGCTCGTGGTGTGGCTGCCGCAACACAAGGTGCTCTTCGCCGGCAACGTGTTCGGCGCGCTCTTCGGCCACTTCCCGAACCTCGTGACGATCCGCGGCGACCGCTATCGCGATGCGCTCGAGTACGTCGCGACGCTCGAGTTGTTACTGAGCTTCGACGCCGAGCTGCTGTGCGTCGGCCACCACGGCCCGGTCGAGGGTAAGGACACGATCCGCGCCGAGATCACGCGCATGCGCGACGCGACGCTGTACGTGCACGACGAGATCGTGCGGCGCATGAACTCCGGCGGCGACGTGTGGAGCGCGATGCGCGAGATCCGCCTGCCCGCACACCTCGAAGCCGGCGAGGGCTACGGGAAGGTGCCGTGGTCCGCGCGCGCGATCTGGGAGCAGTACCAAGGCTGGTTCCACGGACGATCGACGACCGAGCTCTACGACACGCCCTACTGGAGCGTGTCGCCGGAGCTCGTCGCGCTCGCGGGGGGAGCGAGCGCGGTGGCGGAGGCGGCGCTGAAGAAGGCGGAGAGCGCGCCCGTCGAGGCGCTGCATCTCGCCGAAGCCGCGCTCGCGGCGGACGCGCAGCACGAGGGCGCGCTGCGCGCGAGCCTCGCGGCGCACCGCACGCTGCTCTCGCGAACCACCAACTTCTGGGAGACGCGCTGGCTCGAGCATCAGATCGCGCAGCTCGCCGCCGCGCTCGGGGAGAAGCCGTGA
- a CDS encoding SDR family oxidoreductase translates to MDLGLAGKTVVVTGGSGGIGRGLVLEFAREGANVAIATRDAAKGQEVADACAGLAGKAALVQTDVTSKASVEAMAAETERRFGPIDVLVNNAGGVAYPRAFLEKPMDEAEWEVNLNVWGVFHCTRVVGAGMVARGRGSIVNITSNSALIGGAGNMVATYAGTKGFVMSFSKAVAFEWGASNVRVNCVAPGWIVPHEKEHVGAGSFWNKFGFEVFGTPERMAAAAERGELFNVDNQPIRRIGRPEDIAWLTMFLASERAAHLTGQLVSVSGGAYMP, encoded by the coding sequence ATGGACCTCGGTCTCGCGGGCAAGACGGTCGTGGTTACGGGCGGCAGCGGCGGCATCGGGCGCGGGCTCGTGCTCGAGTTCGCGCGCGAGGGCGCGAACGTCGCGATCGCGACGCGCGACGCCGCCAAGGGGCAAGAGGTCGCCGACGCGTGCGCGGGCCTCGCAGGCAAAGCCGCGCTCGTGCAGACCGACGTGACGAGCAAAGCCTCGGTGGAGGCGATGGCGGCCGAGACCGAGCGCCGCTTCGGGCCGATCGACGTGCTGGTCAACAACGCCGGCGGAGTCGCCTACCCGCGCGCGTTTCTCGAGAAGCCGATGGACGAGGCCGAGTGGGAGGTGAATCTCAACGTGTGGGGCGTGTTCCACTGCACGCGCGTCGTCGGCGCGGGCATGGTCGCGCGGGGGCGCGGCTCGATCGTGAACATCACCTCGAACTCCGCGCTGATCGGCGGCGCGGGCAACATGGTCGCGACGTACGCGGGCACCAAGGGTTTCGTGATGTCGTTCTCGAAGGCCGTCGCGTTCGAATGGGGCGCCTCGAACGTTCGCGTGAACTGCGTCGCGCCGGGCTGGATCGTGCCGCACGAGAAGGAGCACGTCGGCGCGGGCAGCTTCTGGAACAAATTCGGCTTCGAAGTCTTCGGAACCCCCGAGCGCATGGCCGCGGCTGCAGAGAGAGGCGAGCTCTTCAACGTCGACAATCAGCCGATCCGCCGTATCGGGCGCCCCGAAGACATCGCCTGGCTCACGATGTTCCTCGCGAGCGAGCGAGCCGCGCACCTAACAGGTCAGCTCGTGAGCGTGAGCGGCGGCGCATACATGCCGTGA
- a CDS encoding NAD(P)/FAD-dependent oxidoreductase: MSTSQPAETLDAVIVGAGLAGLYMLHKLRALGLSARVFEAGSGIGGTWFWNRYPGARVDIESVQYSYAFDEKLQDEWRWSERYATQAELLRYVDHVADRFDLRRDIVLNTRVESAHYDEARDEYAVRTSRGDALRARFFIMAVGCLSSTNTPKFPGLESFRGAKYHTGNWPQTPPDFTGKRVAVIGTGSSAIQSIPLIAEQAAHLTVFQRTPNYSVPAHNGPMPREVEERVRANYAAFRAEAAQRGFGADFRDNPATAFSVSDAEREAEYEARWAYGGLGFLGAYADLMFDAKANETAAEFLRSKIRSIVKDPATAELLCPKTPVGCKRLCVDTGYYATYNRPNVTLVSVKDAPIERITLNGLVTGGREYEVDCIVFATGFDAMTGSLVRVDIRGRGGRSLREKWEAGPTTYLGVATEGFPNYFMITGPGSPSVLSNMLPSIEHHVNWIARCIDDLRKRGAKRIDARKDAEDAWVVHVNEVAHTSLYPNCNSWYLGSNVPGKPRVFMPYLGVPPYRAKCEEVRRNGYEGFAIT; this comes from the coding sequence ATGAGCACAAGCCAGCCCGCTGAAACCCTCGACGCCGTGATCGTGGGCGCGGGCCTCGCCGGCCTCTACATGCTGCACAAGCTGCGCGCGCTCGGCCTCTCCGCGCGCGTGTTCGAGGCGGGCAGCGGCATCGGCGGCACGTGGTTCTGGAATCGCTATCCCGGCGCGCGCGTCGACATCGAGAGCGTGCAGTACTCGTACGCGTTCGACGAGAAGCTGCAGGACGAGTGGCGCTGGAGCGAGCGCTACGCGACGCAGGCCGAGCTGCTGCGCTACGTCGATCACGTCGCGGACCGCTTCGACCTGCGCCGCGACATCGTGCTGAACACGCGCGTCGAGAGTGCGCACTACGACGAGGCGCGCGACGAGTACGCCGTGCGCACGAGCCGCGGCGACGCGCTGCGCGCGCGCTTCTTCATCATGGCGGTGGGGTGCCTCTCGTCGACGAACACACCGAAGTTCCCGGGCCTCGAGTCGTTCCGCGGCGCGAAGTACCACACGGGCAACTGGCCGCAGACGCCGCCCGACTTCACGGGCAAGCGCGTCGCCGTGATCGGCACGGGTTCCTCCGCCATTCAGTCCATCCCGCTGATCGCAGAGCAAGCCGCACACCTCACGGTGTTCCAGCGCACGCCCAATTACTCGGTGCCCGCGCATAACGGGCCGATGCCGCGCGAAGTCGAGGAGCGTGTGCGCGCGAACTACGCGGCGTTCCGCGCGGAGGCGGCGCAGCGCGGCTTCGGCGCCGACTTCCGCGACAACCCCGCGACCGCGTTCTCGGTGAGCGACGCCGAGCGCGAGGCGGAGTACGAGGCACGCTGGGCGTACGGCGGCCTCGGCTTTCTCGGCGCCTACGCGGACCTGATGTTCGACGCGAAGGCGAACGAGACGGCAGCCGAGTTCCTCCGCAGCAAGATCCGCAGCATCGTGAAGGATCCCGCGACGGCGGAGTTGTTATGCCCGAAGACGCCCGTGGGCTGCAAGCGGCTGTGCGTCGATACGGGTTACTACGCCACCTACAACCGGCCCAACGTCACGTTGGTCTCGGTCAAGGACGCCCCGATCGAGCGCATCACGCTGAACGGCCTCGTCACGGGCGGCCGCGAGTACGAGGTCGACTGCATCGTGTTCGCGACGGGCTTCGACGCGATGACGGGCTCGCTCGTGCGCGTCGACATCCGAGGGCGCGGCGGGCGCAGCCTGCGCGAGAAGTGGGAGGCGGGTCCGACGACGTATCTCGGCGTCGCGACTGAGGGCTTCCCGAACTACTTCATGATCACCGGACCCGGCAGCCCCTCCGTGCTCAGCAACATGCTTCCGTCGATCGAGCATCACGTGAACTGGATCGCGCGCTGCATCGACGATCTCCGAAAGCGCGGAGCGAAGCGCATCGACGCGCGCAAGGACGCCGAGGACGCGTGGGTCGTGCACGTGAACGAAGTCGCGCACACCTCGCTCTACCCGAACTGCAACTCCTGGTATCTCGGCAGCAACGTGCCGGGGAAGCCGCGCGTGTTCATGCCCTATCTCGGCGTGCCGCCGTATCGCGCGAAGTGTGAGGAAGTCCGCCGCAACGGGTACGAGGGGTTCGCGATTACCTGA